In Quercus robur chromosome 10, dhQueRobu3.1, whole genome shotgun sequence, a genomic segment contains:
- the LOC126701921 gene encoding replication protein A 70 kDa DNA-binding subunit A-like — protein MLMLMHRLNTTIDVNIKEILPKRLPKVQDEELASQNKKIVVEIKNLEWNSETKDLMVTCNAKIININNKYEWYYVACLICKTKVKQVKGVLWCERCKNEPKFAVPSYRIQVQVQDETGSTTFILFDKGAEKIISKTAKELAEMQEEILKLDENILPKEIQKIIGNEYLFQLHLDEYNLKYGKENYTVSKILEMEISHKQNDSCKVEEHQDIVEEIVRKPKKDKYIAGQKIEIGETSVERPELTAPITIEDGRTGHKRMPLQMLQKRQKGTKQNESKKKKSEL, from the exons atgttaATGTTGATGCATAGATTGAACACCACAATAGACGTAAACATTAAAGAAATACTGCCAAAAAGACTACCTAAAGTACAAGATGAAGAACTTGcgtcacaaaataaaaaaatagttgttGAAATAAAGAACTTGGAATGGAACTCAGAGACAAAG GACTTGATGGTAACATGCAATGCCAAAATCATTAATATCAACAACAAATATGAATGGTATTATGTTGCATGCCTtatatgcaaaacaaaagtgAAACAAGTCAAAGGAGTTTTATGGTGTGAACGTTGTAAAAATGAACCAAAGTTTGCAGTACCAag CTATAGAATACAAGTCCAAGTACAAGATGAGACCGGGTCAACCACATTCATATTGTTTGACAAAGGAGCTGAGAAAATTATATCGAAAACTGCAAAAGAACTTGCAGAGATGCAAGAAGAg ATCTTGAAATTAGATGAGAATATTTTACCAAAAGAGATTCAAAAAATCATTGGCAATGAATATTTGTTCCAACTGCATCTTGATGAATATAACTTGAagtatggaaaagaaaattacacGGTTTCGAAGATTTTGGAGATGGAAATTTCACATAAGCAAAATGACTCATGTAAAGTTGAGGAACATCAG GACATAGTGGAGGAAATTgtaagaaaaccaaagaaggaTAAGTACATAGCCggtcaaaaaatagaaataggagAAACATCTGTTGAACGACCTGAATTAACTGCTCCTATAACTATTGAAGATGGAAGAACTGGTCATAAAAGAATGCCGCTGCAAATGCTTCAAAAACGTCAAAAGGGTACTAAACAAAatgaatcaaagaaaaaaaaatctgaactCTAA